The sequence TACCCTGGAACTGATCCCGCAGGTCGTTGATGCCGTTGACATCCCCGTCCTGGCCGATGGCGGCATCGCGGACCGGCGCACCGTCAACGCGGTCTTTGCCCTGGGCGCCGAGGGTGTTTACTGCGGGACGGTCTTCATTGCCAGCGACGAATGCCCGGCCAACAAGACCATCAAGAACTTCATCGTCAGCAACAATGCCGACAGCCTAGTCCTCTTCCGTGGAGCCCCGTCACCATACTACCGGTCCATTCCAACGACCCTTGCACTCAAGCTCCAGCAGATGAGCCGCCAGGGCGCCGCTAACGAGGAGATCGGCAAGCTGATGCGGGGCGCCGTCCGCAATGCCCTCGTGGACGGTGACATGGAAAACGGTCTTGCCACCCTGGGCAACGGGATCAGCAACATCCACGCGATCCGGCCCGTTAAGGAAATCATTGACGACCTAACCCACGATGTCGCCTAGCTGTTTCATCGACTTCAGGATCTCCTGCATGTCTGCCCCCTGCCGGTAGAGCCAACCGACCGCAAAGCAGTTATCGACCCAGGGGGCCAAATCCAGCGTTGGCAAGTCGCTCAGGCCCGCAAAAACGGAATTTTGGGCGTGCCATTCCAGCGCCATCGTCACGGCATTCTCGTTTTGAACCAAACTAAAAATCGTCGAAGGATCACTCGTCTTGAGCATCAGATGGAGTGGTCCTGTTTTCTTTTCCAGTGAACGGAAAAGGTCGGTTTCTAACGAGTCGTTAAAAAGGACGAATGATTGCCGAGCGATATCCTCCTTACCCGGCTTTTCGAGCGTGTTCAGCTGGTTACCTGGACTAAAGATTAGTTTGGAACGGGTCGTCCCCAACGATTGAAATTTCAGTCCGCTCAGCTGATCCTGATGCGCCCGGTCGATGATGATCAGCCCCAGGTCCAATTCCCCCGCACGGAGGTCGGCGACAATCTGCTTAGTCGGCATGATCGCAATCGTTAGGCGGTATTTCTCCTCTAACTTGGCCATCTGTTCCATCAGCTGCTTGGTCATCGTATTGGCAACGCCGAGCCGCAAGCGCCGGCGGTTTGACTTCACCAGTTCCTCAGTCTGCCGATCCAGCTCCAGCATGGCGGAGTAGGCTGTGCGCGCCGCTGGCAGCAGCTGCCGACCGGCGTAAGACAACGACGTCCCCATCCGGCTCCGGTTAAACAGTGTCAAGCCCATTTCTCGTTCCATTTGTGAAATGGCCTTGCTTAACCCCGGAACGCTGATGTGCAGCTTTTTGGCGGCCGCAGCGATGCTGGGTGAATCTGCCAGCGTCAGAAAATACGATAGTTGTTCATAGGTCACGTCAGTTTGCCCCCCTTTTCCTTTGATTTTAGCACGACACAAGGGCCAGCTGGGATCTAGAAGTGATCCCAGCTGGCCCTTGTTAAGTCACGATTCAATTCTAGTGGTAAAGGTCGAAGCGCCCCTTAGCAAGCAGTTCCTTGACGCCACCGGTTTCCAGCAGCGATTTGTTCATGATCATCTTCTTGACCACTGATGCCGGGTAGCCCTTAGTTGAATGACCCATGGCCACACCAAAGGCCCGGGTGTTCCCGACCGAGGCCACCGTCCCCAGTGACTTATAGGTATAGGCTCCCGGCCGGCTGGTCCCCTTGACGCGCGCAGCAATGTCTTTGGCAACGTAATTGGCCATCGAAAGCGCAATTTGGGCGGTCGTTGGATACGGCCGCTTGCCGTCAGGTGGCATAACGGCTGCATCGTCACCGACCATGTACACCTCATCATGATCGGGGGCGGTCAGGTGAGCACTGTCCATTACCCGACCACGCCGCGCTTGCAAGCCAGACTCGGCCACGATCGGGCTGCCGCTAACCCCGGTCGTCCAGATGATGGTGTTTCCACTAATTTTGTGGAGTGGGGCACCATCCTCATCACCGGCGCCCTTGTAGAGAACCACGCCCGGCTGGATTTCCTGAATCAGGGCCTCGGTAGTGATGTTGACGTCCAGCTTCTTCAGCAGGTTCACCCCGTAGTCCGCCAGCTTGTCATCAAACATCGGCAGCAGACGCTTAGAGGCATCCACGATTTCAATCTTAATCTGATCCGGACGCACGCCCGCCAGTTCAGCGTAACGCTTCCGGCCATCCGCCACGGCCCCGGCAAGCTCGATCCCGGAGAAGCCGGCTCCGCAGATAATGATCTTCAGGTTGTTTTCGTCCTTGGTTTGCCGATAGTCCTTCATTTGCGCGGTGATATGATCACGAATTGCCTCAGCCTGATCAACATTGGCCATCGGCAGGCTGTTCTCCTCTGCGCCCTTGATGCCAAAAGTTTCGGAAACAAAGCCCAGGGCAAAGACACAGTAATCATAGGAAAGCGGCTCGTGCTTAGCAAGTTCTACCGTCTTCTTTTCGATGTCCACCTTATCCACGTGGTCCTGGATGAAGGTGGTCATCTTCGGATCCAACACGTCAGCAATCGGGAAGAGGATCTTGCTTGCCGGTAAATTTCCAGAGGCAACCTCATGCAGGTCGGTTGCTTCGTAGTGGTACGAATTTTGGTCGACCAGTGTGATGGCGACCTCCCCGCGCAGCTTTTTTTGCAATTCAACAACCGTTTTCAGGCCACCGTAACCGGCACCGAGCACTACAACTTTCTTCATTTTGTTCTCCTCCATTTCTAAAATCAAATTATAATTCCAAACCAATAAGTTATCAGTTGGGTAGCTGAACCAACAAGCAGGATCTTGACCGCACAAATAAATGTTTCAGTTTTGATTTGCTTTTGAGCCAATAGCTTGTTCTGGTGATAAGTAAACGGTAAAATAACCAGTGAAAGCCAAACTGTCCAGGGGGCAACACCAAGCAGCGGCGAGATAACGATCATCACGAAGGCAAGGATGTTCTTGATGCTAAAGGCAGCTAAGGCATTGCGCTTGCCAATGAAATGAACGATCGTCTTGCGATGATTGTCCTCGTCCTCCTGGGCATCACAGATGTTGTTGGCGAGCAGCAAGTTAGAAATCCACAGTTCATCCGGCAGAGCAACCACCAGGATTCGCCAAAGCGTTGCCCAATTCCAGGTAAAGTACTGGTAGGCATTCAAATAGACGCTCAGCAGGGTAATCATGACGCCCATCGTAAAACCGGCCGCGATTTCGCCAAATGGCAAATTCGAGATCGGATAAGGCCCCGATGAATACCAAATGCCAATCGCAAAGCAGAACATCCCCATCCAGAGGACCGGCCAGCCAGCGCGATACACCAGCCAGAATCCCATCAGGGCAGCAACCACGGAAAAGGTCACCAGTAAGGCCAACACTAGCTGGGGTGATAAGTTTTCGCGCCCAATAATGTTGGTTTTTTGCTTATAGTTTTGCTGATCGACCGCATGGTTATAGTCGTTATAGTTGTCCAGCATGTCAACGGCCATATTGAACAACAGCATTGCAACAAAAAAGATAATTGCTAGCGTCCAGTTAATCGAGTGAAAATAATAGAGGCTAAAGCCCATCCCCAAGAGGAAGGGAACCACGCTGGCCGTCTTGGCCTTGATTTCAACAAGTTCTAAAAAAACATCTAGTGCCACCAAACCACATCCTTTCGGTATATTCGGTATAATTAAAGTTAGTTAAATTCATCAAAACAAGGGAACTAAGCAGCATGAATAATCAATGGCAATCTTACCCGTTTATTAACACACAACTTCAAAGCGTCAATCAATGCATCCAGAACCGGATCAGCTGCAATAACGCCGATCTTCAGCAGGCCCTGCTCGCCATGGCCAACAACGGTGGCAAATATCTTCGTCCCGCCGTTTTGCTGACGATTGGGCAGATCTGTGGTGCCAAGGATGAGGAGCGGCTTATCAAGCTCGCCGCCTCAATTGAGATCCTTCACATGGCCACGCTTATCCACGACGACATTATTGATGATTCACCGCAGCGACGGGGCGCGGTCAGCATTCAAACGCGTTTCGGCAAGGACACGGCCGTTTACGCCGGCGACCTGCTTTTCACGGTCTTCTTCAAGCTGCTTTTAGAGACGGTTCCCGACTCGGACTATTTGAAAGTGAACGCGCACACAATGCGCAAGATTCTCAATGGTGAGCTCGGTCAAATGGACCAGCGTTTCAATACCACGCAAAGTCTCAAGAGCTATCTACATGACGTTAATGGTAAAACCGCCGCTCTCTTCCGGCTTGCCGCTCAGGAGGGAGCCTACTTTGCCGGCGCCTCTTCCCGAGCTGTCGCCATGGCGGCCAAGTACGGTCAAAACCTCGGGATTGCTTTTCAAATGCTGGACGACATTCTCGACTATACGGGCGATCAGTCTCTTAATAAGCCGGTAATGGAGGACCTGGCTACCGGGGTCTATTCCCTGCCATTGCTTCTGGCCCTGCAACAACCGGCTGCGGCGGCCGAACTCAAGCCATTGCTGGCCAAGCGTTACCAATTAACCGCCACCGACATGGCCAGCGTCCAGCAAATCGTTGTTGCTAGCGGTGCTATCGAACAAAGCCGGACACTCGCGGGCAAGTTCACCCAAAAGGCGCTCGCTTGTCTGCAAGCGTTGCCGGACAGCCGTTCCCGACGATTCCTAGAAAAGATGACTAAGCGGCTGCTCAAACGCACAATCTAAGTTTCTGCCGACCATGGCTTACCGGCCCTGGTCGGCTTTTTTTAATTCCCGGTAGCGGGCACTGGTTTGCCATAGGCCACTCGGGGTCCCCTGCATCGCTAGTCGTCCCTCTTCAACGAAGATCACCTGGTCGAAGCGCTCGATCCCTTGCAGGTGGTGGTTAATCCAAATCAGCGTCTTGTCTGCCAGTTGATCGAGGATCGTGGTGATGACCGCCTGTTCCGTAATCGGATCCAGGCCCACCGTCGGCTCATCCAGAAGAACAATCGGGGTGTTTTTCAGGA comes from Limosilactobacillus sp. and encodes:
- a CDS encoding LysR family transcriptional regulator; the protein is MTYEQLSYFLTLADSPSIAAAAKKLHISVPGLSKAISQMEREMGLTLFNRSRMGTSLSYAGRQLLPAARTAYSAMLELDRQTEELVKSNRRRLRLGVANTMTKQLMEQMAKLEEKYRLTIAIMPTKQIVADLRAGELDLGLIIIDRAHQDQLSGLKFQSLGTTRSKLIFSPGNQLNTLEKPGKEDIARQSFVLFNDSLETDLFRSLEKKTGPLHLMLKTSDPSTIFSLVQNENAVTMALEWHAQNSVFAGLSDLPTLDLAPWVDNCFAVGWLYRQGADMQEILKSMKQLGDIVG
- a CDS encoding NAD(P)/FAD-dependent oxidoreductase yields the protein MKKVVVLGAGYGGLKTVVELQKKLRGEVAITLVDQNSYHYEATDLHEVASGNLPASKILFPIADVLDPKMTTFIQDHVDKVDIEKKTVELAKHEPLSYDYCVFALGFVSETFGIKGAEENSLPMANVDQAEAIRDHITAQMKDYRQTKDENNLKIIICGAGFSGIELAGAVADGRKRYAELAGVRPDQIKIEIVDASKRLLPMFDDKLADYGVNLLKKLDVNITTEALIQEIQPGVVLYKGAGDEDGAPLHKISGNTIIWTTGVSGSPIVAESGLQARRGRVMDSAHLTAPDHDEVYMVGDDAAVMPPDGKRPYPTTAQIALSMANYVAKDIAARVKGTSRPGAYTYKSLGTVASVGNTRAFGVAMGHSTKGYPASVVKKMIMNKSLLETGGVKELLAKGRFDLYH
- a CDS encoding prenyltransferase, translating into MALDVFLELVEIKAKTASVVPFLLGMGFSLYYFHSINWTLAIIFFVAMLLFNMAVDMLDNYNDYNHAVDQQNYKQKTNIIGRENLSPQLVLALLVTFSVVAALMGFWLVYRAGWPVLWMGMFCFAIGIWYSSGPYPISNLPFGEIAAGFTMGVMITLLSVYLNAYQYFTWNWATLWRILVVALPDELWISNLLLANNICDAQEDEDNHRKTIVHFIGKRNALAAFSIKNILAFVMIVISPLLGVAPWTVWLSLVILPFTYHQNKLLAQKQIKTETFICAVKILLVGSATQLITYWFGIII
- a CDS encoding polyprenyl synthetase family protein, which translates into the protein MNNQWQSYPFINTQLQSVNQCIQNRISCNNADLQQALLAMANNGGKYLRPAVLLTIGQICGAKDEERLIKLAASIEILHMATLIHDDIIDDSPQRRGAVSIQTRFGKDTAVYAGDLLFTVFFKLLLETVPDSDYLKVNAHTMRKILNGELGQMDQRFNTTQSLKSYLHDVNGKTAALFRLAAQEGAYFAGASSRAVAMAAKYGQNLGIAFQMLDDILDYTGDQSLNKPVMEDLATGVYSLPLLLALQQPAAAAELKPLLAKRYQLTATDMASVQQIVVASGAIEQSRTLAGKFTQKALACLQALPDSRSRRFLEKMTKRLLKRTI